GATATGTTTGTGCAGCGAATCTTGAATGTTCAGTACTCAGTACCTGACTATGTTCATATATCTCCAGAGTGTCGTCATCTGATCTCAAGGATTTTTGTAGCTGACCCTGCAAAGGTCAGCGTAGTAGTTTAGTTGTTTATATATTGCTCGAGTAATATTGGTTATTTGTCTCCTTAGGTTTCTTTCTGTATTCCCAAATTCACTTGGAATTTTGAAATGGTATGACTCCTGGTAATGCATGGTAGGATTTCTTTTACTGATCTTTGTCACCTCTCTTAGAAAATAATGAAAGATAAAGATTGGTTGATTTCAAAGGAGAAATAGGTTGCTCTCCTTATTCTATTTTAACTCTCAAATAGGAGATGGTCCTTCTAATTCAAGTTTCGTTGGATGTTACTTTGCAACAGAGGATAACCATTCCTGAGATCAGAAACCACGAGTGGTTTCTGAAGAATCTTCCAGCAGATCTCATAGATGAGAATACGAACAACCAGTTCGATGAAGCCGATCAACCAATGCAAAGTATTGATGAAATAATGCAGATCATTTCTGAGGCCACATTACCCGCAGCTGGTGCCAACAGCCTCGACCAGTACCTTACTGGTAGTCTGGACATTGACGACGACATGGATGATGATTTGGACACAGATCCTGAACTAGACATCGACAGCAGCGGAGAGATTGTTTATGCAATGTGACTGTGAGAAAAACTAGGCTTCCAACGCTTGCCCCTAAAATTTTTACTGCATCTTATATGTCTCGTCTTCAGATATGTGAAAAGGCTTAAAGGTTTTCAGTACTTTCATTGTACTGAAGGATTCTTAGGTTTGCAATGTCGAGCTAAGTGAGACTCCTGCCTTCCAACTGTCTTTCTGCTTGCGGTTTCTTTTTCTATTGACCTGCTTCTCCTGTTAGTAACAGGctgttactatttttttaagtcACTGTTCTGCCACGTCTATGGGGCATTTATGTGTTCTATTATTTCCCACTTCTACTTGTGGCATAAGTAAACCTAAAATTGTGTTACTGTTACTCAAAAATGTATCATAAGTTAAACAGCAATCTGTATTTggtattgtttttctttttttgtgtcTACCTCCCAGTTACCAATTTCagaaaaatattatgatatgaagaaaaaaaacaacgCATAGAGCAATCTTTTATGGGAGAAACAATTGCCCACAATAATTTTTGTGATGAAGattagaatgaaaaaaaaaattcaaaatgcaCTACTTGTTTGTTCAATCTCTTATTTAGTGTGCATGCGCAAGAGTTTTGAAAGTCATAGTTTCACTGCTTCTAGTCCAACAGCCTTAAATGAAAATTAGCATTTGCTTTTCTAATAAGAAAGTCTAGGCATACAAAAAGGTACCAGTTGCATTAAAGATGCATTCATCATTCAAGTTTTCATAGACCTAATATAATCTGttaaaaataagagaaaaagtGGATGAAAGCTCAAAAGAAGTATCAAATTCAATCTTCAGAGTACTACCTCCAAAGATGGTTTGATCGGTTAAAAATCATCCATTACCTCTTCTGCCTGATTTGGGATAATGGCCAAGGCAATCAATTTACGCAAGGTATATGAGAGTATTACCAAAAGTAAATCACAAATGAAGCACTACATTAGAGAACATTCTTAACCACCACCAACTATGTTTGAGCATCGGTACTTTCCTGTGCAGTAGGAGCTGAGCCAACTCCATCTGAATTTCCATCACCTTCTCTTTGAGCTCCATGGATTGATGAGTGTGCAAATCCATTTGTTGCTAGCTGTTCCTGGGATTGTTGCTCAAGTTTCTGTCCTCCCTGACCAGGGGAATTAGTTGGTTGCACATAACTTGCTTGTGTTGGGGCTAATTGAGTATATCCTGCCTCGCCATAGCCTGGGTGGCCAGCATCAGAAACTAGCTGACCTCCGTAAGCCTGGTAATAACTTTGATCATAAACTGGCTGTTGGCTTGTGTTGCCTGGGTAAGACCAGTAACCAGTCTGAGGATTATATGTTGGTCCTGGGTGAGCAGTTTGAGAAGAAGATGTTCCATCATAGTTTGATGCCACAGGAGGTGGTCCATATGCTGAGCTCACATATGGATTAGGCTGATCAGAAATCGGGACCTGACTTGAGACATTTTGGTCATAGTTTGACGGCTGCTGTGAGTAGCTCTGGTCATAACCATGGCTCCCGTGTGGATTCTGATTGTAGCTGTAACTAGGATTTGATGGAGCAGAGCCAACCTGAGCTTGTTGTCCATAATAGTCATATCCACTGCTCTGCTGAGGTTGTTGAGTTGACTGGTTTGACTGATCCCAACCCGGCGCTGAGGTAGCATAGTTACTGTAGTACGAGGCAGGTGCAGGAGGTTGTACATAGCTTCCAGACTGTGCATACCCATACTGAGGTTGTTGCTGCACTGGAGGTGCACCCCAATTTCCACCAGCAGGGTAAGCTGGCTGCATGTAGTTATTTGCTCCAGGAGGATTCACCAAGCGTTTCTGCAGGAATTATCACTAACGTGAGATATGTAATTAAAAACATTGAAACCAACTTAATGGCGCATctaaaggtt
Above is a genomic segment from Cannabis sativa cultivar Pink pepper isolate KNU-18-1 unplaced genomic scaffold, ASM2916894v1 Contig3, whole genome shotgun sequence containing:
- the LOC115703233 gene encoding uncharacterized protein LOC115703233 produces the protein MKEDQGEHAQQDSSPIDSSTKRKLDDNILLAKQKAQEIAARLVSNAESKRPRLDTDDSNSSEPLPYSDSLSSNPPFPVPFVAQTGQYQASQGPGKKISIPNGKVGLIIGKGGETIKYLQSQSGAKIQITRDSEADPYSLSRDVELTGTSEQISRAEQLINDVISQTDTGNSAPSANQGGNPVQPGAGQFIMKVPNNKVALLIGKGGETIRNMQSKSGARIQIVPLHLPPGDTSTERNVYIDGSEEQIDSAKELVNEVISGKRLVNPPGANNYMQPAYPAGGNWGAPPVQQQPQYGYAQSGSYVQPPAPASYYSNYATSAPGWDQSNQSTQQPQQSSGYDYYGQQAQVGSAPSNPSYSYNQNPHGSHGYDQSYSQQPSNYDQNVSSQVPISDQPNPYVSSAYGPPPVASNYDGTSSSQTAHPGPTYNPQTGYWSYPGNTSQQPVYDQSYYQAYGGQLVSDAGHPGYGEAGYTQLAPTQASYVQPTNSPGQGGQKLEQQSQEQLATNGFAHSSIHGAQREGDGNSDGVGSAPTAQESTDAQT